One Ricinus communis isolate WT05 ecotype wild-type chromosome 7, ASM1957865v1, whole genome shotgun sequence genomic region harbors:
- the LOC8270742 gene encoding transcription factor HEC1 has translation MDVDMIKSSSSGGDHHQEHIDMMTMMMQMEKLPDFCDPFHNNSSSSSSSLQEIQFSNGHNSNNNNTILPNSPPIYHHSPTLINPPPSISFMATTPIQGPNTMTTGSLHQQLQHNMFSSKFKYPPPFSNANSFLSSMEKKNSTAAIREMIFRIAAMQPIHIDPESIKPPKRRNVKISKDPQSVAARHRRERISERIRILQRLVPGGTKMDTASMLDEAIHYVKFLKKQVQSLEQAGANRSMGAGFPFSGLTMPNMGYSSLLKNCQPAHPNMVSSMQMLR, from the coding sequence ATGGATGTTGACATGATAAAATCATCATCGTCAGGAGGAGATCATCATCAAGAACATATTGACATGATGACAATGATGATGCAGATGGAAAAACTTCCTGATTTTTGTGACCCTTTTCACaataattcttcttcttcttcttcttcacttcAGGAAATTCAATTCTCCAATGGACATaatagcaataataataataccatTCTACCCAACTCACCTCCTATCTATCATCATTCTCCCACACTTATCAATCCACCTCCTTCAATTTCATTTATGGCCACTACTCCAATTCAAGGACCAAACACCATGACTACGGGTTCTCTACATCAGCAACTCCAACACAACATGTTCTCTTCAAAATTCAAGTATCCACCTCCATTCTCAAATGCAAACTCGTTCTTATCTTCAATGGAGAAGAAAAACTCTACTGCTGCTATTAGAGAGATGATCTTCCGCATTGCTGCAATGCAACCAATTCATATAGACCCAGAGTCAATAAAGCCACCAAAAAGAAGGAATGTCAAGATATCTAAAGATCCACAAAGTGTAGCTGCAAGGCATAGAAGAGAAAGAATAAGTGAAAGGATAAGGATCCTTCAAAGATTAGTTCCAGGAGGAACTAAAATGGACACTGCTTCAATGTTAGATGAGGCCATACATTATGTGAAATTCTTGAAGAAACAAGTGCAATCATTAGAACAAGCTGGTGCTAATAGATCAATGGGTGCAGGTTTTCCATTCTCAGGATTGACAATGCCTAACATGGGTTACTCTTCTTTGTTGAAGAATTGTCAGCCTGCTCATCCAAATATGGTTAGCTCAATGCAGATGCTTAGATGA